A part of Aegilops tauschii subsp. strangulata cultivar AL8/78 chromosome 2, Aet v6.0, whole genome shotgun sequence genomic DNA contains:
- the LOC109741246 gene encoding uncharacterized protein, translated as MDRGRSAAVHGGAGGRCSAGPPGPRGGETPTAIKASGRAPSAHPVGRSPSLPPYRLFPSAEKLPCSLRLLRLSSSPASAPSALGNWMASPKTPTQSTGAQEEAAARQSLIGISQSTPAAGEALSVKSPNGRMEHGQDDSGAADKSRSMLMSISNQSPEARQATPCPHSNAA; from the exons ATGGACCGGGGGCGATCCGCAGCCGTCCACGGAGGAGCGGGCGGCCGATGCAGCGCCGGTCCACCGGGCCCTCGTGGGGGAGAAACGCCCACGGCTATAAAGGCAAGCGGCCGCGCCCCGTCAGCTCATCCGGTTGGTCGGTCTCCTTCCCTCCCTCCCTATCGTCTGTTTCCTTCGGCCGAAAAGCTCCCCTGTTCCCTGCGCCTCCTCCGCCTCTCCTCGTCCCCGGCCTCCGCTCCGTCTG CTCTCGGTAATTGGATGGCCTCGCCTAAGACGCCGACACAGTCCACCGGCGCCCAGGAGGAGGCCGCGGCCCGCCAGTCGCTCATCGGGATCTCCCAGTCCACCCCGGCGGCGGGAGAAGCCCTGAGCGTCAAGTCACCGAACGGACGCATGGAACACGGGCAGGACGACAGCGGGGCGGCCGACAAGTCCAGGTCGATGCTCATGTCCATCTCCAACCAGTCGCCGGAGGCGCGCCAAGCCACGCCGTGCCCGCACAGCAACGCCGCTTGA